A single Nocardioides bizhenqiangii DNA region contains:
- a CDS encoding hemerythrin domain-containing protein, whose translation MVDLDMNQIIHAAVRRDLARMETALRGLAEADADRAAGLKRAWDVLWRQLHRHHESEDTLVWPYVRGLAVVEPAVVDAMESEHQAMAAACDAATAAIEAVVADPTAARATAAADAVAEAARVTDSHLEHEERAITPVIQERVDTPEWKTVEAELRKGSPFEAGELFAWLQDGADPEVVAALRSTVPAPVVTIMSRVFGFSYHRRVAPVWR comes from the coding sequence GTGGTCGACCTCGACATGAACCAGATCATCCACGCCGCCGTACGACGGGACCTGGCGCGGATGGAGACCGCGTTGCGAGGGCTCGCCGAGGCCGACGCCGACCGGGCCGCGGGCCTGAAGCGGGCGTGGGACGTCTTGTGGCGCCAGCTGCACCGCCATCACGAGAGTGAGGACACGCTGGTGTGGCCCTACGTCCGTGGGCTCGCGGTGGTGGAGCCGGCGGTCGTCGACGCCATGGAGTCGGAGCACCAGGCGATGGCCGCCGCGTGCGATGCCGCGACGGCGGCCATCGAGGCGGTCGTGGCCGATCCGACCGCGGCTCGCGCGACCGCGGCAGCGGACGCTGTCGCGGAGGCCGCCCGGGTCACCGACTCCCACCTCGAGCACGAGGAACGCGCGATCACGCCGGTGATCCAGGAGCGTGTCGACACCCCGGAGTGGAAGACCGTCGAGGCCGAGCTGCGGAAGGGCAGTCCGTTCGAGGCCGGTGAGCTGTTCGCGTGGTTGCAGGACGGCGCCGACCCCGAGGTGGTCGCTGCGCTCCGGTCGACCGTGCCCGCTCCGGTCGTGACGATCATGAGCCGGGTGTTCGGCTTCTCGTATCACCGCAGGGTCGCTCCGGTCTGGCGGTGA
- the priA gene encoding bifunctional 1-(5-phosphoribosyl)-5-((5-phosphoribosylamino)methylideneamino)imidazole-4-carboxamide isomerase/phosphoribosylanthranilate isomerase PriA, producing the protein MSDYLELLPAVDVKGGQAVQLVQGVDGSEQRFGDPVEAALRWQEAGAEWIHLVDLDAAFGHGNNRALQAEIVGRLDIQVEMSGGIRDDESLETAMATGCRRVNIGTAALEQPDWCARAIATYGDRVAVGLDVRGRTLAARGWTKDGGDLYETLARLDAEGCARYVVTDVNKDGMLQGPNLQLLRDVCEATDRPVVASGGVTTLDDIRALMELVPIGVEGAIAGTALYTGQFTLEDALALTLPAGRR; encoded by the coding sequence GTGAGCGACTACCTCGAACTCCTCCCCGCCGTCGACGTCAAGGGCGGCCAGGCGGTGCAGCTGGTCCAGGGTGTCGACGGGTCCGAGCAGCGTTTCGGTGACCCCGTCGAGGCTGCGCTGCGCTGGCAGGAGGCCGGCGCCGAGTGGATCCACCTGGTCGACCTCGACGCGGCGTTCGGGCACGGCAACAACCGCGCGCTGCAGGCGGAGATCGTGGGCAGGCTCGACATCCAGGTCGAGATGAGCGGCGGCATCCGCGACGACGAGTCGCTGGAGACCGCGATGGCGACCGGCTGCCGGCGGGTCAACATCGGCACCGCCGCACTCGAGCAGCCGGATTGGTGTGCCCGGGCGATCGCGACGTACGGCGACCGGGTCGCGGTCGGCCTCGACGTGCGTGGCCGGACCCTGGCCGCGCGCGGGTGGACCAAGGACGGCGGTGACCTCTACGAGACGCTGGCGCGGCTCGACGCCGAGGGCTGCGCTCGGTACGTCGTCACCGACGTCAACAAGGACGGCATGCTGCAGGGCCCCAACCTCCAGCTGCTGCGCGACGTCTGCGAGGCCACCGATCGCCCGGTCGTCGCCTCGGGCGGGGTGACGACCCTCGACGACATCCGGGCGCTGATGGAGCTGGTGCCGATCGGCGTCGAGGGCGCGATCGCCGGCACCGCCCTCTACACCGGCCAGTTCACGCTCGAGGACGCCCTCGCGCTCACCTTGCCGGCCGGCCGCCGATGA
- a CDS encoding histidinol-phosphate transaminase — translation MTFPPIRPELAGIEPYGAPQLPVDQVPVQLNVNENPYPPSAECVADIAASAADAARTLNRYPDREFVALRAALASYLSRDVSGEIAVEQVWAANGSNEVMLQLLQAFGGPGRTALSFAPTYSMYPEYARDTMTAWVAGRREDDFSLDLDRARAMIEEVRPDVVLLPSPNNPTGTALPPEAVTALCESAAEDGIDGLVVVDEAYGEFRRAGVPSALELLPAHRNLVVTRTMSKAFAAAGLRLGYLAADPAICDAIRVVRLPYHLSAVTQAAALAALRHAPELLGNVDQLRAQRDKTVAWLRDQGHRVADSDANFCLFGTFRDRHAVWQGLLDRGVLIRETGPEGWLRVSIGTPEEMAAFEDALVEVIKEMS, via the coding sequence GTGACCTTCCCGCCGATCCGCCCCGAGCTCGCCGGGATCGAGCCGTACGGGGCGCCTCAGCTCCCTGTCGACCAGGTGCCCGTCCAGCTCAACGTCAACGAGAACCCCTACCCGCCGTCCGCTGAGTGCGTCGCCGACATCGCAGCGTCGGCGGCGGACGCGGCGCGCACGCTCAACCGCTACCCCGACCGGGAGTTCGTGGCGCTGCGCGCCGCCCTGGCGTCCTACCTCTCCCGCGACGTCTCCGGCGAGATCGCCGTCGAGCAGGTGTGGGCCGCCAACGGCTCCAACGAGGTCATGCTGCAGCTCCTGCAGGCCTTCGGCGGGCCGGGGCGGACGGCGCTGAGCTTCGCGCCGACGTACTCGATGTATCCGGAGTACGCCCGCGACACGATGACGGCGTGGGTCGCGGGACGACGGGAGGACGACTTCTCCCTCGACCTCGACCGCGCTCGGGCGATGATCGAGGAGGTCCGGCCGGACGTCGTGCTGCTGCCGAGCCCCAACAACCCGACCGGCACGGCGCTGCCGCCCGAGGCGGTCACCGCCTTGTGCGAGTCGGCCGCCGAGGACGGGATCGACGGCCTGGTCGTGGTCGACGAGGCGTACGGCGAGTTCCGGCGCGCCGGCGTGCCGAGCGCCCTGGAGCTCCTGCCCGCGCACCGCAACCTGGTGGTCACCCGCACGATGAGCAAGGCGTTCGCGGCGGCCGGGCTGCGCCTCGGCTACCTGGCCGCGGACCCGGCGATCTGCGACGCGATCCGCGTCGTGCGGCTGCCCTACCACCTCTCCGCGGTCACCCAGGCAGCCGCGCTGGCGGCGCTCCGGCACGCTCCCGAGTTGCTCGGCAACGTCGACCAGCTCCGCGCCCAGCGCGACAAGACCGTGGCCTGGCTGCGCGACCAGGGACACCGCGTCGCCGACAGCGACGCCAATTTCTGCTTGTTCGGCACCTTCCGGGATCGTCATGCTGTCTGGCAGGGACTGCTCGACCGGGGTGTGCTGATCCGGGAGACCGGTCCCGAAGGCTGGCTGCGGGTGTCCATCGGGACGCCTGAGGAGATGGCGGCGTTCGAGGACGCCCTCGTCGAAGTGATCAAGGAGATGTCATGA
- the hisF gene encoding imidazole glycerol phosphate synthase subunit HisF yields MSLAVRVIPCLDVDAGRVVKGINFKELRDAGDPVELARTYDAEGADELTFLDISASHEGRATTLEMVSATAEQVFIPLTVGGGIRSVDDVDIMLRAGADKIAVNTAAIHRPELVAEIADRFGNQVLVLSVDARRAAGTDSGFEVTTHGGRKAAGLDAIAWAIRGAELGAGEILLNAMDADGTTAGFDLELIRAVRREVSIPVIASGGAGAVEHFPPAVDAGADAVLAATVFHFGTLRIADVKQTLGDAGYPVR; encoded by the coding sequence ATGAGCCTCGCCGTCCGGGTGATCCCCTGCCTCGACGTCGACGCCGGACGCGTCGTCAAGGGCATCAACTTCAAGGAGCTGCGCGACGCCGGCGACCCGGTCGAGCTGGCCCGGACCTATGACGCGGAGGGCGCCGACGAGCTGACCTTCCTCGACATCTCCGCCTCGCACGAGGGTCGGGCGACGACGCTCGAGATGGTGTCCGCCACCGCCGAGCAGGTCTTCATCCCACTCACCGTCGGTGGCGGCATCCGCAGCGTCGACGATGTCGACATCATGCTCCGCGCCGGAGCCGACAAGATCGCGGTCAACACCGCGGCGATCCACCGGCCCGAGCTGGTCGCCGAGATCGCCGACCGGTTCGGCAACCAGGTGCTGGTCCTCTCGGTCGACGCCCGCCGGGCCGCGGGCACGGACTCGGGCTTCGAGGTCACCACCCACGGCGGACGCAAGGCCGCCGGACTCGACGCGATCGCGTGGGCGATCCGGGGCGCGGAGCTCGGTGCGGGGGAGATCCTGCTGAACGCGATGGACGCCGACGGCACGACGGCCGGATTCGACCTCGAGCTGATCCGGGCAGTGCGGCGCGAGGTCTCGATCCCGGTCATCGCGTCCGGCGGCGCCGGCGCGGTCGAGCACTTCCCGCCCGCGGTCGACGCAGGTGCGGACGCCGTGCTCGCCGCCACCGTCTTCCACTTCGGCACCCTGCGGATCGCCGACGTCAAGCAGACGCTCGGCGACGCGGGCTATCCGGTGCGTTAG
- the hisH gene encoding imidazole glycerol phosphate synthase subunit HisH, whose protein sequence is MASPSVVVLDYGSGNLRSAERAVERAGAAVTLTSDLDLAMDADGLVVPGVGAFAACMAGLRSVRGERAIGRRLAGGRPVLGICVGMQILFERGIEHGVETEGCGEWPGVVERLQAPIVPHMGWNTVEVPDGSRLFAGIEDERFYFVHSYGVRDWTLVTNDRTPDSHQPRVTWAETGAAPGEGDRFVAAVENGPLCATQFHPEKSGDAGAELLRNWVTSL, encoded by the coding sequence GTGGCGTCGCCGTCGGTGGTTGTCCTGGACTACGGCTCCGGCAACCTGCGTTCCGCCGAGCGCGCGGTCGAGCGCGCCGGTGCGGCGGTCACCCTGACCTCCGACCTCGACCTCGCGATGGACGCCGACGGGCTGGTGGTCCCCGGGGTGGGCGCCTTCGCAGCGTGCATGGCGGGGCTGCGGTCGGTCCGCGGTGAGCGGGCGATCGGACGCCGGCTCGCGGGCGGCAGACCGGTCCTGGGCATCTGCGTCGGCATGCAGATCCTGTTCGAGCGCGGGATCGAGCACGGCGTCGAGACGGAGGGCTGCGGCGAGTGGCCCGGCGTCGTCGAGCGGCTGCAGGCGCCGATCGTCCCGCACATGGGCTGGAACACGGTCGAGGTACCGGACGGCTCGCGTCTCTTCGCCGGCATCGAGGACGAGCGGTTCTACTTCGTGCACTCCTACGGCGTGCGCGACTGGACTCTCGTCACCAACGACCGCACCCCCGACTCGCACCAGCCGCGGGTGACCTGGGCCGAGACCGGAGCCGCGCCGGGGGAGGGCGACCGGTTCGTCGCTGCCGTCGAGAACGGGCCGTTGTGCGCCACCCAGTTCCACCCGGAGAAGTCCGGGGACGCTGGTGCCGAACTGCTGCGGAACTGGGTGACGAGTCTCTAA
- the hisB gene encoding imidazoleglycerol-phosphate dehydratase HisB, translated as MSRTARIERQTSESKVVVEVNLDGTGRHDVSTGVGFYDHMLISFARHSLVDLTVATSGDTHIDAHHTVEDTAIVLGRALREALGDKVGIRRFGDATVPLDEALVQAVVDVSGRPYCVHTGEPEGQQYVALGGGGDGVPYLGSLTRHVFETVAFHAHVALHVRVLAGREPHHIVETQFKAFARAFRDAVAIDPRETGIPSTKGAL; from the coding sequence ATGAGCCGTACCGCCCGCATCGAGAGGCAGACGAGCGAGTCCAAGGTGGTCGTCGAGGTCAACCTCGACGGCACGGGACGCCACGACGTCTCCACCGGCGTCGGCTTCTACGACCACATGCTCATCTCGTTCGCCCGGCACTCCCTGGTCGACCTGACCGTCGCGACGTCCGGCGACACCCACATCGACGCGCACCACACGGTCGAGGACACGGCGATCGTGCTCGGTCGGGCGCTGCGTGAGGCGCTCGGCGACAAGGTCGGCATCCGCCGTTTCGGCGACGCGACGGTGCCGCTCGACGAGGCTCTCGTGCAGGCCGTCGTCGACGTGTCGGGCCGTCCCTACTGCGTGCACACGGGCGAGCCCGAGGGACAGCAGTACGTCGCGCTCGGCGGCGGTGGCGACGGCGTACCCTACCTGGGCTCGCTGACCCGGCACGTCTTCGAGACCGTCGCGTTCCACGCCCACGTCGCGCTGCACGTGCGGGTGCTCGCCGGCCGCGAGCCGCACCACATCGTCGAGACCCAGTTCAAGGCGTTCGCCCGTGCCTTCCGCGACGCGGTCGCGATCGACCCCCGCGAGACCGGTATCCCTTCCACGAAGGGTGCTCTCTAG